The Caballeronia sp. Lep1P3 genome window below encodes:
- a CDS encoding aldo/keto reductase has protein sequence MQYRKFGNTGLTVSRLTLGTMTFGLQTEEAVSRSIMDRASEAGVNFIDTADVYPLGGTHDIVGRTEEIVGRWLAGKRDQFILATKAVGVMGPLAWNKGASRKHLLDAIDASLTRLNTDYVDLYQLHMDDRDTPLDETLEALDVIVRQGKARYIGVSNFLAYRLARALGRADVLRLARFVSVQPRYNLLFRQIERELLPLATEESLAVIPYNPLAGGLLTGKHRHDAAPSEGRFTATVGKAGEMYQARYWHEREFQTIEKLKEAVAPTGRSLASTSLAWVLANPAVTSAIIGASRPEQLDDTLAAADQPLDPEIKAKLDDVTAEYRWGDAQR, from the coding sequence GTGCAATACCGCAAATTCGGCAACACCGGACTCACCGTTTCGCGCCTCACGCTCGGCACCATGACCTTCGGCCTGCAAACGGAGGAAGCCGTATCGCGCAGCATCATGGACCGCGCGAGCGAGGCGGGCGTCAATTTCATCGATACCGCCGATGTCTATCCGCTCGGCGGCACGCACGATATCGTCGGGCGCACGGAGGAGATCGTCGGGCGATGGCTCGCGGGCAAGCGCGACCAGTTCATTCTCGCGACGAAGGCCGTCGGCGTGATGGGCCCGCTCGCGTGGAACAAGGGCGCGTCGCGCAAGCATCTGCTCGATGCGATCGATGCTTCGCTCACGCGCCTGAACACCGATTACGTCGATCTGTATCAATTGCACATGGACGACCGCGACACGCCGCTCGACGAGACGCTCGAAGCGCTCGATGTGATCGTGCGGCAAGGCAAGGCGCGCTATATCGGCGTGTCGAACTTTCTCGCGTACCGGCTCGCGCGGGCGCTCGGCCGCGCGGATGTGCTGCGCCTCGCGCGCTTCGTTTCCGTGCAGCCGCGCTACAACCTGCTCTTTCGCCAGATCGAGCGCGAACTGCTGCCGCTCGCGACCGAGGAAAGTCTCGCGGTCATTCCGTACAACCCGCTCGCGGGCGGTTTGCTGACGGGCAAGCACCGGCACGACGCCGCGCCGTCCGAGGGGCGCTTCACCGCGACGGTCGGCAAGGCGGGCGAGATGTATCAGGCGCGCTACTGGCACGAGCGCGAGTTCCAGACCATCGAGAAGCTGAAGGAAGCCGTCGCGCCGACCGGACGCTCGCTTGCGAGCACGTCGCTCGCGTGGGTGCTCGCCAATCCGGCGGTGACATCCGCGATCATCGGTGCGAGCCGTCCCGAGCAGCTCGACGACACGCTCGCCGCCGCCGATCAGCCGCTCGATCCCGAAATCAAGGCGAAGCTCGACGATGTGACCGCCGAGTATCGCTGGGGCGACGCGCAGCGCTGA
- a CDS encoding DHA2 family efflux MFS transporter permease subunit gives MTRQSSHTALLWIVAVGFFMQALDTTIVNTALPSIARDLHAAPLAMQSIVVAYTLTMALFTPASGWLADRFGTRRVYLVSITLFVIGSLACASAHSLNQLVVARVLQGIGGSMLLPIGRLAILRAVSGEAYVSALAMISVAGQVGPILGPTLGGWFVQSFTWHWIFLINVPIGAAGLYAVQRFLPNDTLHDAPPFDFIGCGLLSLCMVAFSLALDGPFETHRGAASAVLFLVAAAAAFAYVPYARRRRNPLFHLALFREPNFSVGLIGNLLCRIGSSAVPFLLPLLMQLELGYSPLHSGMMMLPIAISGTISKRWIARLVKRFGYDMFLLVNTALVGASIVAFAAFSRSLPLAVEIAILVLFGACNSMQFAAMNSVTLKGLSKKDAGSGNSLFSMVQMLAIGLGVSIGGSLVQVFEGHFGSTSIGFRLSFVCMGVVTLLSGVVFRRLDVEPRTPARASAAR, from the coding sequence ATGACAAGACAGTCTTCGCACACGGCGCTTCTCTGGATCGTCGCCGTGGGCTTTTTCATGCAGGCGCTCGACACGACCATCGTCAATACGGCGCTGCCTTCCATCGCGCGCGATCTGCACGCCGCGCCGCTCGCGATGCAGTCGATCGTCGTCGCCTACACGCTCACGATGGCGCTCTTCACGCCCGCCTCCGGCTGGCTCGCCGACCGCTTCGGCACGCGCCGCGTGTATCTGGTGTCGATCACGCTCTTCGTGATCGGCTCGCTCGCCTGCGCAAGCGCGCATTCGCTGAATCAACTCGTGGTGGCGCGCGTGCTGCAAGGCATCGGCGGCTCGATGCTGCTGCCGATCGGCCGACTCGCCATTTTGCGTGCCGTAAGCGGCGAAGCCTACGTCTCCGCACTCGCGATGATTTCGGTGGCCGGACAAGTCGGCCCCATTCTCGGTCCGACGCTTGGCGGCTGGTTCGTGCAGTCGTTCACCTGGCACTGGATCTTCCTCATCAACGTGCCGATCGGCGCCGCCGGTCTCTACGCGGTTCAGCGTTTCCTGCCGAACGACACGCTGCACGACGCCCCGCCTTTCGATTTCATCGGCTGCGGATTGCTGTCGCTGTGCATGGTGGCGTTCTCCCTCGCGCTCGACGGTCCGTTCGAGACGCATCGCGGCGCGGCTTCGGCGGTGCTGTTTCTCGTGGCGGCCGCCGCGGCGTTCGCCTACGTGCCGTATGCGCGGCGCCGGCGCAATCCGCTCTTTCATCTCGCGCTCTTTCGCGAGCCGAACTTTAGCGTGGGACTGATCGGCAACCTGCTGTGCCGCATCGGATCGAGCGCGGTGCCGTTTTTGCTGCCGCTTCTGATGCAGCTCGAGCTCGGTTATAGCCCGCTGCACTCCGGCATGATGATGCTGCCCATCGCGATCAGCGGCACGATCTCGAAGCGCTGGATCGCGCGGCTCGTCAAGCGCTTCGGCTACGACATGTTCCTGCTCGTGAACACGGCGCTCGTCGGCGCGTCTATCGTCGCGTTCGCGGCGTTTTCGCGGTCGCTGCCGCTCGCCGTCGAAATCGCGATCCTCGTGCTCTTCGGCGCATGCAATTCGATGCAGTTCGCCGCGATGAACAGCGTGACGCTCAAGGGCTTGTCGAAGAAGGATGCGGGCAGCGGCAACAGCCTCTTCTCGATGGTGCAGATGCTCGCCATCGGGCTGGGCGTGTCGATCGGCGGCTCGCTCGTGCAGGTCTTCGAAGGACACTTCGGCTCGACTTCCATCGGCTTCCGGCTGAGCTTCGTCTGCATGGGCGTCGTGACCCTGCTCTCGGGCGTCGTGTTCCGCCGGCTCGATGTCGAGCCGCGCACGCCCGCGCGGGCATCGGCGGCTCGCTGA
- a CDS encoding PrkA family serine protein kinase, translated as MDIYSSFATRFEKTREEEFSLEEYLALCKEDPATYATAGERMLTAIGEPEMVDTRLDPRLSRVFANKVIKVYPAFREFYGMEDVIENVVSYFRHAAQGLEEKKQILYLLGPVGGGKSSIAERLKQLMERVPFYSLKGSPVNESPLGLFDYDEDGPVLEEQYGIPRRYLKSILSPWAVKRLHEYNGDIRKFRVVRRYPSILRQIGIAKTEPGDENNQDISSLVGKVDIRKLETYSQDDADAYSYSGGLCLANQGLLEFVEMFKAPIKVLHPLLTATQEGNFKGTEGFGAIPFDGVILAHSNESEWKAFRNNKNNEALLDRIFVVKVPYCLRYSEEVKIYEKLLRNSSLAEAVCAPGTLKMMAQMAVLTRLHEPENSSLFSKMQVYDGENLKDTDPKAKSYQEYRDFAGVDEGMTGVSTRFAFKILSRVFNFDSTEVAANPVHLMYVLEQQIEREQFPPETEQKYLSFIKDVLASRYAEFIGKEIQTAYLESYSEYGQNIFDRYVTYADFWIQDQEFRDHDTGESFDRAALNAELEKIEKPAGISNPKDFRNEIVNFVLRARAANGGKNPAWISYEKLRVVIEKKMFSNTEELLPVISFNAKGSAEEQRKHEDFVNRMVAKGYTPKQVRLLCDWYLRVRKSS; from the coding sequence ATGGATATCTACAGCAGTTTCGCGACCCGCTTCGAAAAAACCCGCGAGGAGGAATTCTCGCTCGAAGAGTATCTCGCGCTCTGCAAGGAAGATCCTGCCACATATGCAACAGCGGGCGAACGCATGCTGACGGCCATCGGGGAACCGGAAATGGTCGACACTCGCCTCGATCCGCGTTTATCGCGTGTGTTTGCGAACAAGGTCATCAAGGTGTATCCGGCGTTCCGCGAGTTTTATGGAATGGAGGATGTGATCGAGAACGTCGTGTCGTATTTCAGGCACGCGGCGCAGGGTCTGGAAGAGAAGAAGCAGATCCTGTATCTGCTGGGTCCGGTGGGCGGCGGCAAGTCCTCCATCGCCGAGCGTCTGAAGCAACTGATGGAACGCGTGCCGTTCTATTCGCTGAAAGGCTCGCCCGTCAACGAATCGCCGCTGGGACTCTTCGACTATGACGAAGACGGTCCCGTGCTCGAGGAGCAATACGGCATTCCGCGCCGCTATCTCAAGAGCATTCTCTCGCCGTGGGCCGTGAAGCGCCTGCATGAATACAACGGCGACATCCGCAAGTTCCGCGTCGTGCGCCGCTATCCGTCGATACTGCGTCAGATCGGCATCGCGAAGACGGAGCCGGGCGACGAGAACAATCAGGACATCTCCTCGCTCGTCGGCAAGGTGGATATCCGCAAGCTCGAAACTTATTCGCAGGACGACGCCGATGCTTACAGCTATTCGGGTGGCCTGTGCCTCGCGAATCAGGGCCTGCTCGAATTCGTCGAAATGTTCAAGGCGCCGATCAAGGTGCTGCATCCGCTTCTGACCGCCACGCAGGAAGGCAACTTCAAGGGCACGGAAGGCTTCGGCGCGATACCGTTCGACGGCGTCATCCTCGCGCACTCGAACGAATCGGAATGGAAGGCTTTTCGCAACAACAAGAACAACGAGGCGCTGCTCGATCGCATCTTCGTGGTGAAGGTGCCGTACTGCCTGCGCTATAGCGAAGAGGTGAAGATCTACGAGAAGCTCCTGCGCAATTCGTCGCTCGCCGAAGCCGTATGCGCGCCGGGCACGCTCAAGATGATGGCGCAGATGGCCGTGCTCACGCGTCTGCACGAGCCGGAGAATTCGAGCCTCTTCTCGAAGATGCAGGTCTATGACGGCGAGAACCTGAAGGACACGGACCCGAAGGCGAAGTCGTATCAGGAGTACCGCGATTTCGCGGGCGTCGACGAAGGCATGACGGGCGTGTCCACGCGCTTCGCGTTCAAGATTCTCTCGCGCGTCTTCAACTTCGATTCGACGGAAGTCGCCGCCAATCCGGTGCATCTGATGTACGTGCTCGAACAGCAGATCGAGCGCGAGCAGTTCCCGCCGGAGACGGAACAGAAGTATCTGTCCTTCATCAAGGACGTCCTCGCTTCGCGCTATGCGGAGTTCATCGGCAAGGAAATTCAGACGGCTTATCTGGAGTCGTATTCGGAGTATGGGCAGAACATCTTCGACCGTTACGTGACGTATGCGGACTTCTGGATTCAGGATCAGGAATTCCGCGATCACGACACCGGCGAGAGCTTCGACCGCGCCGCGCTCAATGCGGAACTGGAGAAGATCGAAAAGCCCGCGGGCATCAGCAACCCGAAGGACTTCCGCAACGAGATCGTGAACTTCGTGTTGCGCGCGCGTGCGGCCAACGGTGGCAAGAATCCCGCTTGGATCAGCTATGAAAAGCTGCGCGTCGTGATCGAGAAGAAGATGTTCTCCAACACGGAAGAACTTCTGCCGGTCATCTCGTTCAATGCAAAGGGTTCCGCGGAAGAGCAGAGGAAGCACGAGGACTTCGTCAATCGCATGGTCGCGAAGGGCTATACGCCGAAGCAGGTTCGGCTCTTGTGCGACTGGTATCTGCGCGTGCGCAAGTCGTCGTAA
- a CDS encoding YeaH/YhbH family protein, whose protein sequence is MLHQIIDRRLAGKNKSIANRERFLRRVKNYIRRAVSDAVRDRSIKDIQSTQSITIPKKDIAEPSFRHGPGGKREYVHPGNADYIRGDKIPRPQGGSGGGGKSASNEGEGQDDFVFELSREEFMQYFFDDLELPRLVKTQLLAVPTWKNVRAGWAAEGTPNNIDVVRSLRSALGRRIALGWPLASQLREMERQLEQLKEEDGNPDDIARLEADIVILQGRITRIPFIDPFDLRYVNRVKQPTPSSKAVMFCLMDVSGSMDEQRKDLSKRFFILLYLFLQRNYEKIEVVFIRHHTRAEEVDEDTFFHSTESGGTVVSSALELMKKIMDERYSPTEWNIYGAQASDGDNWTDDSPKCRKLLADDILPKVRYFAYIQVAPEEQNLWLEYAQLAAGAPELAMKKVDSASDIYPVFRELFEKQQAAA, encoded by the coding sequence GTGCTGCACCAAATCATCGACCGCAGGTTAGCCGGCAAGAACAAGAGCATCGCGAACCGCGAACGCTTTCTGCGACGCGTGAAGAACTACATTCGCCGCGCGGTCTCCGACGCGGTGCGCGATCGCAGCATCAAGGACATTCAAAGCACGCAGAGCATCACGATTCCGAAGAAGGACATCGCGGAGCCGTCGTTCCGGCACGGGCCGGGCGGCAAGCGTGAATATGTGCATCCGGGCAACGCCGACTACATACGCGGCGACAAGATACCGCGTCCGCAAGGCGGCTCGGGCGGCGGCGGAAAAAGCGCGAGCAACGAAGGCGAAGGGCAGGACGACTTCGTCTTCGAGCTTTCGCGCGAGGAATTCATGCAGTACTTCTTCGACGATCTCGAACTGCCGCGCCTCGTGAAGACGCAACTGCTCGCCGTGCCGACATGGAAGAACGTGCGCGCGGGCTGGGCGGCCGAAGGCACGCCGAACAACATCGACGTGGTGAGATCGCTGCGCTCGGCGCTCGGGCGTCGCATCGCGCTCGGCTGGCCGCTCGCGAGCCAGTTGCGAGAGATGGAGCGTCAGCTCGAACAGCTCAAGGAAGAAGACGGCAATCCCGACGACATCGCGCGGCTCGAAGCGGATATCGTCATCCTGCAGGGACGCATCACGCGCATTCCGTTCATCGATCCGTTCGATCTGCGCTATGTCAATCGCGTGAAGCAGCCCACGCCGTCGAGCAAGGCGGTGATGTTCTGTCTGATGGACGTCTCCGGCTCGATGGACGAGCAGCGCAAAGACCTGTCGAAGCGCTTCTTCATCCTCCTGTATCTCTTTCTGCAGAGGAACTACGAGAAGATCGAAGTGGTGTTCATCCGGCACCATACGCGCGCCGAAGAAGTGGACGAGGACACGTTCTTCCATTCGACCGAAAGCGGCGGCACGGTGGTGTCGAGTGCGCTCGAACTGATGAAGAAGATCATGGACGAGCGCTACTCGCCGACCGAATGGAACATTTACGGCGCGCAGGCCTCGGACGGCGACAACTGGACCGACGATTCCCCGAAGTGCCGCAAGCTCCTGGCCGACGACATCCTGCCGAAGGTACGGTATTTTGCCTATATCCAGGTGGCGCCAGAGGAGCAGAATCTCTGGTTGGAGTATGCTCAGTTGGCAGCCGGCGCGCCCGAACTGGCGATGAAGAAAGTCGATTCGGCCTCGGACATTTATCCGGTGTTCCGCGAACTCTTCGAAAAACAACAGGCGGCCGCATGA
- a CDS encoding AI-2E family transporter: MNNNPSVHQSFFHILLFVVTFALGWVLLPFFGAIFWGAILALLFQPMQRYLTVRFGKRRNLAALATLAAAILIVIIPVSVVAVTLVQEVALVYTRIKSGDLNFGMYFQHALHALPVSAQQLLGRYGLDDIPGVQAKLMEGASRISQFAAAQALLIGQNTFQFIVSFGVMLYLVFFLLRDGGEIGRRIRRAIPLDAAPKQHLIAKFTTVVRATVKGNIAVAAVQGFLGGMIFWILGINGSLLWGVLMAFLSLLPAVGAALVWAPAALYFFMTGEIWRGLILVIFCVVVIGLVDNVLRPILVGKDTKMPDWVVLISTLGGMALFGINGFVIGPLVAALFMASWDIFTQDEEAQ; this comes from the coding sequence ATGAACAACAATCCATCGGTTCACCAGAGCTTTTTCCATATCCTGCTGTTCGTCGTCACGTTCGCGCTCGGCTGGGTGCTGCTGCCCTTTTTCGGCGCGATTTTCTGGGGCGCGATCCTCGCCCTGCTCTTTCAGCCGATGCAGCGCTACCTCACCGTGCGCTTCGGGAAGCGCCGCAACCTGGCCGCGCTGGCGACGCTCGCTGCCGCGATCCTCATCGTCATCATTCCGGTGTCGGTGGTCGCGGTGACGCTCGTGCAGGAAGTCGCCCTCGTCTATACGCGCATCAAGAGCGGCGATCTGAACTTCGGCATGTACTTTCAGCATGCGCTTCATGCGCTGCCGGTTTCGGCCCAGCAACTGCTCGGACGCTACGGCCTCGACGACATCCCCGGCGTGCAGGCCAAGCTGATGGAAGGCGCTTCGCGCATCAGCCAGTTCGCGGCGGCGCAGGCGCTTCTGATCGGCCAGAACACATTTCAGTTCATCGTGAGCTTCGGCGTGATGCTCTATCTCGTGTTCTTTCTGCTGCGCGACGGCGGCGAAATCGGGCGACGCATCCGCCGCGCCATTCCGCTCGATGCCGCGCCGAAGCAGCACCTCATCGCGAAGTTCACCACCGTCGTGCGCGCGACCGTCAAGGGCAATATCGCGGTCGCTGCCGTGCAGGGTTTTCTCGGCGGCATGATCTTCTGGATACTCGGCATCAACGGCTCGCTCTTGTGGGGCGTGCTGATGGCGTTTCTTTCGCTGTTGCCGGCCGTGGGCGCGGCGCTCGTCTGGGCGCCCGCCGCGCTCTACTTTTTCATGACCGGCGAAATCTGGCGCGGACTGATTCTCGTGATCTTCTGCGTGGTCGTCATCGGCCTCGTGGATAACGTGTTGCGCCCGATTCTCGTCGGCAAGGACACGAAGATGCCCGACTGGGTCGTGTTGATCTCGACTCTCGGCGGCATGGCGCTATTCGGCATCAACGGGTTCGTGATCGGACCGCTCGTCGCGGCGCTCTTCATGGCGAGCTGGGACATCTTCACGCAGGACGAGGAAGCGCAGTAG
- a CDS encoding SpoVR family protein — protein sequence MTTGHLNNEARGYHLDGTDDRAPSKLGPEAGQRNASDGAHKEGRMNVAEQRRPLPCPSDWSVELIEEYDAEISRVANRYGLDVYPIQLEIISAEQMMDAYASVGMPVNYRHWSFGKHFLSTEKSYRRGQMGLAYEIVINSNPCIAYLMEENTMTMQALVIAHAAYGHNSFFKGNYLFKLWTDAHAIIDYLVYAKNYIAECEERHGLDRVEELLDSCHALMNYGVDRYKRPQKLSLAKEAAMRREREAYLQSQVNELWRTLPNRKAPSAEEMESRYPPEPQENLLYFAEKNAPLLEPWEREVIRIVRKVGQYFYPQRQTQVMNEGWATFWHYTLLNTLYNEGRLEDGFMMEFLHSHSNVVYQPPVTKPYYSGINPYALGFSMMSDIRRICESPTDEDREWFPDLAGSDWLESLHYAMRNFKDESFIAQYLSPHLIREMRLFSILDDDMRDALEVSAIHDESGYRYVRQALSRQYDIHHREPNIQVYSVNTRGDRSLTLRHFMTDNRHLSNDSDEVLKHMARLWQFDVYLESVDENGTVRKRFECRYTAPNSR from the coding sequence ATGACGACAGGGCACTTGAACAACGAAGCGCGTGGGTATCATCTGGACGGCACGGACGATCGTGCGCCTTCGAAACTCGGGCCGGAAGCGGGGCAACGCAATGCGTCCGACGGGGCGCACAAGGAAGGCAGGATGAACGTTGCAGAACAACGGCGGCCGCTGCCGTGCCCATCGGACTGGAGCGTCGAGCTGATCGAGGAATACGACGCGGAGATCTCGCGCGTCGCGAACCGATACGGGCTCGATGTCTATCCCATTCAACTCGAGATCATCAGCGCCGAGCAGATGATGGACGCGTATGCGTCCGTCGGCATGCCGGTGAATTATCGGCACTGGTCGTTCGGCAAGCACTTTCTTTCGACCGAGAAAAGCTATCGGCGCGGGCAGATGGGCCTCGCGTATGAGATCGTCATCAATTCGAATCCCTGCATCGCGTATCTGATGGAAGAGAACACGATGACGATGCAGGCGCTCGTCATCGCGCATGCCGCTTACGGGCACAACTCGTTTTTCAAGGGCAATTATCTGTTCAAGCTGTGGACGGATGCCCACGCGATCATCGACTACCTCGTCTATGCGAAGAACTACATCGCGGAGTGCGAGGAACGTCATGGGCTGGACCGCGTCGAGGAATTGCTCGATTCATGCCACGCGCTGATGAACTACGGCGTGGACCGCTACAAGCGCCCGCAGAAACTCTCGCTTGCGAAAGAAGCCGCGATGCGGCGCGAGCGCGAAGCGTATCTGCAATCACAAGTCAACGAATTGTGGCGCACGCTGCCCAACAGGAAGGCGCCGTCCGCGGAAGAAATGGAAAGCCGTTATCCGCCGGAGCCGCAGGAAAACCTGCTGTATTTCGCGGAGAAGAACGCGCCGCTTTTGGAGCCGTGGGAGCGCGAAGTCATTCGCATCGTGCGCAAGGTGGGGCAGTATTTTTATCCGCAACGGCAGACGCAAGTCATGAACGAAGGTTGGGCGACGTTTTGGCACTACACGCTGCTCAACACGCTCTATAACGAAGGCCGCCTCGAAGACGGCTTCATGATGGAGTTCCTGCATTCGCATAGCAACGTGGTGTATCAGCCGCCCGTCACGAAGCCGTATTACAGCGGCATCAATCCTTACGCGCTCGGCTTTTCGATGATGAGCGACATTCGCCGCATCTGCGAGAGCCCGACGGACGAAGACCGCGAGTGGTTCCCGGACCTCGCCGGCAGCGACTGGCTCGAATCGCTGCACTACGCGATGCGCAATTTCAAGGACGAGAGCTTCATCGCGCAGTATTTGTCGCCGCATCTGATTCGCGAGATGCGCCTCTTCTCGATTCTCGACGACGACATGCGCGATGCGCTCGAAGTCTCCGCCATCCACGACGAAAGCGGCTACCGCTATGTGCGGCAGGCGTTGTCGAGGCAGTACGACATTCATCATCGCGAGCCGAACATCCAAGTCTATTCGGTCAACACGCGCGGCGACCGCAGCCTCACGCTGCGTCACTTCATGACGGACAACCGCCATCTCTCCAACGACAGCGACGAAGTGCTCAAGCACATGGCGCGCTTGTGGCAATTCGACGTGTACCTGGAGAGCGTCGATGAAAACGGCACCGTGAGAAAGCGCTTCGAGTGCCGGTACACGGCGCCCAATTCGCGCTGA
- the rarD gene encoding EamA family transporter RarD — MNPGVVYAFAAFAIWGLFPIYFKALHSIGAIEMLAHRMAWSMAFLLIVLTARRHWQWLIPVVRDRRLLARFAASAVLLSANWGIYIWAVNDGRIVEASLGYFINPLVNVLFGMAFLRERLRPVQWIAVIVAALGVVYLTWANGAPPWISFALALTFGSYGLLRKTASLGALEGLTLETMLLCPVALLYLFLLGSHGASGFGQASFGVKVLLAAAGPITAVPLLLFAAGARRIPFSMLGLIQYITPSLQLLIGVVIYGEAFGHDQLLGYGAIWGALALYSLDGVYRARQARAS; from the coding sequence ATGAATCCTGGCGTCGTCTACGCATTCGCGGCTTTTGCCATCTGGGGCCTCTTTCCGATCTACTTCAAGGCGCTGCATTCGATCGGCGCCATCGAGATGCTCGCGCATCGCATGGCGTGGTCCATGGCTTTTCTGCTGATCGTGCTGACGGCGCGCCGGCACTGGCAATGGCTCATTCCCGTCGTGCGCGACAGGCGGCTCCTCGCGCGCTTCGCCGCGAGCGCGGTGCTGCTTTCGGCGAACTGGGGCATCTATATCTGGGCCGTGAACGACGGGCGCATCGTCGAGGCGAGTCTCGGGTACTTCATCAATCCGCTCGTCAACGTGCTATTCGGCATGGCGTTTCTGCGCGAGCGCCTGCGGCCCGTGCAATGGATCGCGGTGATCGTCGCGGCGCTCGGCGTCGTCTACCTTACCTGGGCGAACGGCGCGCCGCCGTGGATCAGCTTTGCGCTCGCGCTCACTTTCGGCAGCTATGGCCTCTTGCGCAAGACCGCTTCGCTCGGCGCACTGGAAGGACTGACGCTCGAAACGATGCTTTTATGCCCGGTTGCGCTGCTCTATCTTTTTCTGCTCGGCTCGCATGGGGCGAGCGGTTTCGGGCAGGCGTCGTTCGGCGTGAAAGTGCTGCTCGCGGCGGCGGGCCCCATCACCGCCGTGCCGCTTCTGCTTTTTGCCGCCGGCGCGCGGCGCATTCCGTTTTCGATGCTCGGCCTCATCCAGTACATCACGCCGTCGCTGCAATTGCTGATCGGCGTCGTGATCTATGGAGAAGCGTTCGGGCACGATCAGCTGCTCGGCTACGGCGCAATCTGGGGCGCGCTCGCGCTCTATTCGCTCGATGGCGTGTACCGCGCGCGGCAGGCGCGAGCGTCGTGA